A single genomic interval of Bradyrhizobium sp. AZCC 1693 harbors:
- a CDS encoding NfeD family protein: MQNIQATLVAAAAAVALVVSPLVASAGEANSKLALTISVDGAIGPATARYVKDALTKASERHAEVVVLRMNTPGGLSTSMREIISDVLASRVPVVGYVAPSGAHAASAGTYILYATHIAAMAPGTNLGAATPVQIGGPLPGLPDTTPGKDKDKKEGSDQQPKTKDAMTAKATNDAVALIRSLAELRGRNADWAEKAVREAESLSANAALQAKVIDLVARDQAELLRQIDGRTVEVAGGDTRHLATRDAAREAIDPGWTSAFLRVITDPNVAFILMLVGIYGLIFELSSPGAVAPGVIGTICLLLGLYALNMLPINYAGLGLILLGITLLVIEAFNPTVVLGLGGVIAFVLGAVMLFEIEEPGFRLSWPVIGITAAMFIGLILVVLGSLRRARKGPIRLGAQAMRGLSAEILDWSESEGHVFAQGERWQARGTEAFKPGEVVEVANITDLTLVVRRRPALTTREGGTS; encoded by the coding sequence GTGCAGAACATACAGGCGACTCTTGTTGCGGCTGCTGCAGCGGTAGCTCTGGTTGTGTCACCCCTTGTCGCCTCGGCGGGGGAGGCCAATAGCAAACTTGCGCTGACCATCTCGGTCGACGGAGCGATCGGGCCGGCAACCGCCCGTTACGTGAAGGACGCTCTGACCAAGGCAAGCGAACGGCATGCCGAAGTTGTCGTTCTGCGTATGAATACACCGGGCGGCCTCTCAACCAGCATGCGCGAGATTATTTCAGACGTGCTGGCGTCGCGCGTTCCCGTCGTCGGTTACGTTGCGCCCTCCGGGGCCCATGCGGCCAGCGCCGGGACCTATATCCTCTACGCCACGCATATCGCGGCCATGGCGCCGGGCACCAATCTCGGAGCGGCGACGCCGGTGCAGATTGGCGGCCCGTTGCCGGGTCTGCCGGACACTACTCCTGGGAAGGATAAGGACAAGAAGGAGGGCAGCGATCAGCAGCCGAAGACAAAGGATGCCATGACGGCGAAGGCGACGAACGACGCCGTCGCCTTGATCCGCAGTCTTGCCGAACTGCGCGGCCGCAATGCCGATTGGGCGGAGAAGGCGGTGCGGGAGGCCGAAAGCCTTTCCGCCAATGCCGCCTTGCAGGCGAAAGTCATCGATCTCGTCGCACGCGACCAGGCCGAACTGCTCAGGCAGATCGATGGTCGCACGGTCGAGGTTGCGGGTGGCGATACGCGGCATCTGGCGACCAGGGACGCAGCGCGCGAAGCGATCGATCCCGGATGGACCTCAGCATTTCTGAGGGTGATCACCGATCCCAATGTCGCTTTCATTCTCATGCTGGTCGGCATCTACGGCCTGATCTTCGAACTTTCCTCGCCCGGTGCGGTCGCGCCCGGAGTGATCGGCACGATCTGTCTGCTGCTGGGGCTCTATGCGCTCAATATGCTGCCTATCAACTATGCCGGCCTCGGCCTGATCCTGTTAGGGATCACGCTTCTGGTCATCGAAGCCTTCAACCCGACCGTGGTTCTCGGTCTCGGCGGGGTCATCGCATTCGTGCTCGGAGCAGTGATGCTGTTCGAGATCGAAGAGCCCGGCTTCCGGCTGTCATGGCCGGTGATCGGCATCACGGCGGCGATGTTCATCGGCCTGATCCTGGTTGTCCTCGGCTCGCTTCGACGTGCCCGAAAAGGCCCCATACGGCTCGGCGCACAGGCCATGCGCGGCCTGTCCGCCGAAATCCTCGACTGGTCCGAGAGCGAAGGCCACGTCTTCGCCCAGGGTGAGCGCTGGCAGGCGCGCGGCACCGAAGCCTTCAAACCCGGAGAGGTGGTCGAGGTGGCCAACATAACAGATTTGACGCTGGTGGTAAGGCGTCGACCGGCGCTCACCACCCGTGAAGGAGGTACGTCATGA
- a CDS encoding slipin family protein, producing the protein MMLDYLTYGVLAVVAIMFLFSAIRILREYERGIVFTLGRFTGVKGPGLIILIPVVQQMVKVDLRVMVQVVPPQDVISRDNVSVKVNAVLYFRIIDPERAIIKVGDYMAATSQLAQTTLRSVLGKHELDEMLAERDRLNADVQEILDQQTDVWGIKVTTVEIKDIDLNETMVRAIAKQAEAERLRRAKVINAMGEQQAAEKLVEAGRTLAREPQAMQLRYFAALHDIAGERSSTVVFPLPMDLLGHLAERRSEPT; encoded by the coding sequence ATGATGCTTGATTATTTGACTTATGGGGTGCTCGCGGTGGTCGCGATCATGTTTCTGTTCTCGGCCATTCGCATCCTGCGCGAATATGAACGAGGCATCGTGTTTACGCTCGGCCGCTTCACCGGCGTGAAGGGCCCGGGATTGATCATCCTGATTCCGGTCGTGCAGCAGATGGTGAAGGTCGATCTCAGGGTGATGGTACAGGTCGTGCCGCCGCAGGACGTAATCTCGCGCGACAACGTTTCGGTCAAGGTCAATGCCGTTCTTTACTTCCGCATCATCGATCCCGAACGCGCGATCATCAAGGTCGGCGATTACATGGCTGCGACCAGCCAACTGGCGCAGACCACGCTGCGCTCGGTGCTGGGCAAGCACGAACTGGACGAGATGCTCGCCGAACGGGACCGGCTTAATGCCGATGTCCAGGAGATCCTCGATCAGCAGACCGACGTCTGGGGCATCAAGGTCACCACCGTCGAGATCAAGGATATCGATCTCAATGAAACCATGGTGCGCGCGATTGCCAAGCAGGCCGAGGCGGAGCGGTTGCGGCGCGCCAAGGTGATCAATGCGATGGGCGAGCAGCAAGCCGCCGAGAAGCTCGTCGAGGCCGGCCGAACGCTGGCGCGGGAGCCGCAGGCGATGCAGTTGCGCTACTTCGCGGCGCTGCACGACATTGCCGGCGAGCGATCCTCGACCGTGGTGTTTCCGCT
- a CDS encoding dihydrolipoamide acetyltransferase family protein → MRQFVLPDLGEGLEEAEIVNWHVNEGDHVVTDQPLVSVETDKAVVEVPSPSSGRILHLFGAKGDVVKVGGPLVEFAEGPEQDTGTIVGELGASEQPPAAATLSEPAVGQKTQAFPAVRALARKLDVDLELVEATGPGGFITRADVERAAKSLSHSGPAEPLRGLRRAMAQRMTASHAEIVPASVTDDADIDDWRKGEDATIRLVRAIAAACKAEPALNAWYNAGAAERRLIERVDLGIAVDTGGGLIVPVLRNVAERDASDLRAGLDRMRADALARSIPPGELRGATITLSNFGMIGGRFANLIVVPPQVAIIGAGRIAQRVVAHLGQPAVRRVLPLSLTFDHRVVTGGEAARFLVALKSDLEQVS, encoded by the coding sequence ATGCGCCAGTTCGTATTGCCGGATCTGGGAGAGGGCCTCGAAGAGGCGGAGATCGTCAACTGGCATGTCAACGAAGGCGATCACGTCGTCACCGATCAGCCGCTGGTTTCCGTCGAGACTGACAAGGCCGTCGTCGAGGTGCCGTCACCGTCGAGCGGACGCATCCTGCACCTGTTTGGCGCCAAGGGAGATGTGGTGAAAGTAGGCGGGCCGCTCGTCGAGTTTGCCGAAGGCCCCGAGCAAGACACCGGCACAATTGTCGGCGAACTTGGCGCCAGCGAGCAGCCGCCGGCTGCAGCAACACTTTCCGAGCCGGCGGTTGGACAGAAAACTCAGGCGTTTCCGGCAGTGCGTGCGCTTGCACGCAAGCTCGACGTCGATCTCGAACTGGTCGAAGCCACGGGACCCGGCGGCTTCATCACGCGTGCGGATGTGGAACGGGCCGCCAAGAGCTTGTCCCACAGCGGACCCGCCGAGCCGCTGCGCGGCTTGCGGCGCGCGATGGCTCAACGCATGACGGCGTCTCATGCCGAGATCGTCCCCGCCAGCGTCACCGATGACGCCGATATCGACGATTGGCGAAAGGGCGAGGATGCGACCATCCGGCTTGTGCGCGCGATCGCCGCCGCCTGCAAGGCGGAGCCCGCGCTCAATGCCTGGTACAATGCCGGCGCGGCAGAGCGGCGTCTGATCGAGCGCGTCGACCTCGGCATCGCAGTTGATACCGGGGGTGGGCTGATCGTTCCGGTCTTGCGCAATGTCGCAGAGCGGGACGCATCGGATTTGCGAGCCGGCCTCGACCGGATGCGGGCTGACGCGCTCGCGCGCTCAATACCTCCGGGCGAATTGCGCGGCGCGACCATTACGCTGTCGAACTTCGGCATGATCGGAGGCCGGTTCGCCAACCTGATCGTCGTACCGCCGCAAGTGGCGATCATCGGCGCCGGCCGGATTGCCCAAAGGGTGGTTGCGCATTTGGGCCAGCCGGCGGTGAGGCGCGTGCTGCCGTTGTCGCTCACCTTCGACCATCGGGTCGTGACGGGCGGCGAAGCCGCTCGCTTCCTGGTGGCGCTCAAATCGGATCTTGAGCAGGTTTCGTAA
- the amaB gene encoding L-piperidine-6-carboxylate dehydrogenase, producing the protein MNLSADVDAILQGVGVYRDRYRGGERVVQSPLTGETIAQVEDANPDSVTEAIGQSEKAFLAWRSLPAPRRGEFVRILGEELRAAKTALGRLVTIETGKILSEGHGEVQEMIDICDFAVGLSRQLYGLTIASERPHHRMMEQWHPLGPVGIITAFNFPVAVWSWNAALALVCGDPVIWKPSEKTPLTALAVEALVRRAVERFGGAPAGLSTVLIGGREIGEMLVDDARVPLVSATGSTAMGQIVGPRLARRFARAILELGGNNASIVCPSADLDLALRAIAFAAVGTAGQRCTSLRRLFVHRDVYDALVARLKQVYATVQIGNPLTSSAVLVGPLIDGAAFHRMQEVLAEARKLGGQVVGGDRFETVPYPAAHYVRPALVEMPGQIGPVLQETFAPILYVVKYSDFDEALALHNEVRQGLSSSIFSTDMHEIEKFVSVAGSDCGIANANIGPSGAEIGGAFGGEKETGGGREAGSDAWKAYMRRVTSTINFGSDLPLAQGVKFDVG; encoded by the coding sequence ATGAATCTCTCGGCCGACGTTGATGCAATTCTCCAGGGCGTCGGCGTTTACCGCGACCGGTATCGGGGCGGGGAACGCGTGGTGCAATCGCCGTTGACGGGCGAGACCATTGCCCAGGTCGAGGACGCGAACCCTGATAGCGTCACCGAAGCAATCGGGCAGTCGGAAAAAGCGTTCCTCGCGTGGCGGTCGCTTCCGGCGCCGCGACGTGGCGAGTTCGTCCGGATTCTTGGCGAGGAGTTGCGCGCAGCCAAAACCGCGCTCGGCCGCCTCGTCACCATCGAAACCGGGAAAATCCTGTCCGAGGGTCACGGCGAGGTCCAGGAGATGATCGACATCTGCGACTTTGCTGTCGGTCTCTCCCGTCAGCTCTATGGCCTCACCATCGCCAGCGAACGTCCTCACCATCGGATGATGGAGCAATGGCATCCGCTGGGGCCGGTGGGCATCATCACCGCATTCAATTTTCCTGTAGCGGTCTGGTCGTGGAATGCCGCCCTTGCGTTGGTGTGCGGCGACCCCGTGATCTGGAAGCCGTCGGAGAAGACACCGCTGACGGCGCTCGCCGTGGAGGCGCTGGTCCGGCGTGCGGTGGAGAGGTTCGGCGGCGCACCGGCCGGCCTGTCGACGGTGCTGATCGGCGGACGGGAGATCGGCGAGATGCTGGTCGATGATGCGAGAGTGCCGCTGGTCTCGGCGACCGGCTCCACGGCCATGGGCCAGATCGTGGGTCCGCGGCTGGCGCGGCGCTTTGCACGAGCCATCCTGGAGTTGGGCGGCAACAACGCGTCGATCGTGTGTCCGTCGGCCGATCTCGACCTCGCGCTTCGCGCGATTGCCTTCGCTGCGGTTGGCACTGCAGGCCAGCGCTGCACGTCGTTGCGCCGGCTGTTCGTGCATCGTGATGTTTATGACGCTCTCGTCGCCAGATTAAAACAGGTCTATGCCACGGTGCAGATCGGCAACCCGCTCACGAGTAGCGCCGTTCTCGTCGGCCCGCTGATCGACGGAGCAGCCTTTCACCGAATGCAGGAAGTCCTGGCAGAGGCCCGAAAGCTCGGCGGACAGGTGGTCGGCGGCGACCGCTTCGAGACGGTGCCATATCCCGCCGCCCATTATGTCAGGCCCGCGCTGGTTGAGATGCCGGGACAGATCGGTCCGGTACTGCAGGAAACCTTCGCGCCGATCCTCTACGTCGTGAAGTATTCCGACTTTGACGAAGCTCTGGCGCTGCACAATGAAGTGCGGCAAGGCCTTTCCTCGTCAATTTTTTCGACCGACATGCATGAGATCGAGAAATTCGTCTCCGTGGCCGGCTCGGATTGCGGCATCGCAAACGCCAACATAGGACCGTCGGGCGCGGAGATTGGGGGCGCATTTGGCGGCGAGAAGGAAACCGGCGGCGGGCGCGAGGCCGGCTCCGACGCCTGGAAGGCGTACATGCGCAGGGTCACCAGCACCATCAATTTCGGCAGCGACCTTCCGCTTGCCCAAGGCGTCAAGTTTGACGTTGGCTGA
- a CDS encoding alpha-ketoacid dehydrogenase subunit beta, which yields MSEVTLVEAVNLALARAMEDDADVVVLGEDVGINGGVFRATVGLQTRFGAERVLDTPLAELLISGLCVGMAVQGLKPVGEIQFMGFLYPCIDQLVNHASRIRNRTQGRLTCPMVLRTPHGAGIRAPEHHSESTEAMLAHIPGLRVVIPSSPERAYGLLLAAIRDPDPVVFLEPTRLYRAAKGEVEDNGEALPLDVAFVLREGRDVTLISWGAMLKETTAAADALAAEGIAAEVIDLATLKPYDEVTVLGSIAKTGRCVIVHEATRTGGFGAEIAALIAERGLTSLLAPVARVTGYDTVIPMARLEQHMMPSVGRIVTAARKACQFS from the coding sequence ATGTCTGAGGTAACGTTGGTCGAAGCCGTCAATCTGGCGCTCGCCCGCGCGATGGAGGATGATGCTGATGTCGTCGTGCTTGGCGAGGATGTCGGCATCAATGGCGGCGTCTTCCGCGCGACCGTCGGGCTGCAAACGCGTTTCGGCGCGGAGCGCGTCCTCGATACGCCGCTTGCCGAACTCCTGATCAGCGGACTCTGCGTCGGCATGGCGGTGCAGGGGTTGAAGCCCGTCGGCGAGATCCAGTTCATGGGATTTCTGTATCCCTGCATCGACCAACTGGTGAACCACGCTTCCCGAATCCGCAACCGCACCCAGGGACGGCTCACCTGTCCGATGGTTCTGCGCACGCCTCATGGCGCTGGCATTCGCGCGCCCGAGCATCATTCCGAAAGCACCGAGGCGATGCTCGCCCATATCCCCGGCTTGCGTGTTGTCATTCCTTCGTCGCCGGAACGCGCCTACGGCCTGCTCCTCGCCGCGATCCGCGATCCCGACCCGGTGGTGTTTCTGGAGCCGACCCGTCTCTACCGCGCCGCGAAAGGCGAGGTGGAAGACAACGGTGAAGCCTTGCCGCTCGATGTCGCCTTTGTCCTGCGGGAAGGCCGCGACGTCACGCTGATCAGCTGGGGGGCGATGCTGAAGGAAACCACGGCGGCCGCCGACGCGCTGGCTGCGGAGGGCATCGCCGCCGAGGTCATCGATCTCGCCACGCTCAAACCCTACGATGAAGTCACGGTGCTTGGTTCGATCGCAAAAACCGGGCGCTGCGTCATCGTGCACGAGGCGACGCGCACCGGCGGATTCGGAGCCGAGATCGCCGCGCTGATCGCCGAACGCGGCCTGACCTCTCTGCTCGCACCCGTGGCCCGCGTCACCGGCTACGATACGGTCATTCCGATGGCGCGCCTTGAGCAGCACATGATGCCATCGGTCGGTCGTATCGTCACGGCCGCGCGCAAAGCCTGCCAGTTCAGTTGA